The Gammaproteobacteria bacterium DNA segment TGCTCACACCCGGATTTGAACCGGGGACCTCTCCCTTACCAAGGGAGTGCTCTACCCCTGAGCCATGTGAGCAAAAACCCCTAATATGGAGCGGGTGATGGGAATCGAACCCACGTCATCAGCTTGGAAGGCTGAGGTTCTACCATTGAACTACACCCGCATGTCGGCCGATCAGCCCTTTCCAAATAAAACGCCCAACCTTGGCATCAGCCGATCAAGCGTTTCCAACTCACAGAAACCGCTGCAAATCATGAATATGGTGGAGGGGGAAGGATTCGAACCTTCGAAGGCGGAGCCGTCAGATTTACAGTCTGATCCCTTTGGCCACTCGGGAACCCCTCCAAAAAATAGCGGCAAATTGTCCTTTATACCCCCTTCAATGTCAACCTATTAGCAGCAATTAATCGTCAACCCCCTGAACAAGACGTGCCGGGCGGCACAATGCACCAAACGGCATTATTCGCACCTGCCGGACGGTAATAGCGCCATAAAACAATTTTTGCACTCCTGCAAATCATTGAATAGTTATAGTCGAAACTAAAATACAGGGGGACACTCAACAATATTATGGAGGAGGGAACATCGCATTAACTCCATCGCCTGGGAAGCCGCATCGAATAAAAAAAATATGCGCGACAAGCTGACAACAAAAAAGGAGAGCAGTGATGGCTATATCCGCATACGAGGAAGACGCGTACGAAGAGTACCAGAATGACGATAATATCGAGACCACAAAACGGGGTCGGCCCGCCCGAAAACTTTATTGGCGATCTATTGAAGACTATTGGGAGAGACGACGATTACAGCGCGAACTGGAAGATGTATTTTTTCAATCCACCGATAGCGAGGCGTTTTGAAAAATAAAAAGGGCTTGCACATATGCAAGCCCTTTTCGTTTTATGGTGGGCCGTCTGCGACTCGAACGCAGGACCAACGGATTAAAAGTCCGGTGCTCTACCGACTGAGCTAACGGCCCTAAAAAGAGGGCGCTATAATACCTTTTTATCAGAAAATGACAAGCCCTTTTATGCAGACTACACCGCGTCCAGTTTGCGCATGCTAGCCGGCAACATTTTGAAATCAACAAATGCCGTAATCA contains these protein-coding regions:
- a CDS encoding DUF3545 family protein; the protein is MAISAYEEDAYEEYQNDDNIETTKRGRPARKLYWRSIEDYWERRRLQRELEDVFFQSTDSEAF